The Deinococcus cellulosilyticus NBRC 106333 = KACC 11606 DNA segment TGCATTACTGGAAACAACGTCTCAAAACGGCTGGACTTGAAGGTTTAAAGGCCAGAAAAATCCCTGGACGACAGTGCAAACTGACCGCAGAACACCTCACAACACTCAAGGACCTTCTTCAGGAAAGTGCCCTTCAACACGGCTATCCTGACCCCACCTGGACCTGTCGGCGAGTGCGGGACCTCATTGGTCTGCGTTTTGGCATCTGGTATCACCCCAGCCATGTTTTCAAGATCCTGCGGCGACTGGGTTTCTCCTATCAGAAGCCCGAAAAACGAGCCATTGAAAGGGACGAGGCCAAAATAGCGGCCTGGACAGAACAAGTGATTCCAGAGCTTCAAAAGCACACTCAGAAGGGAGCCACCCTGGTCTTTCTGGATGAAAGTGGAATCAGTCTGAAAACCACCACTCGCAAAACCTGGGCGGTCAAAGGTCAGACCCCGCTGATCAAAACCAGAATGAATTGGGAGAAGCTATCGGTGATTGGCGCGCTGACCCATACGGGTCACTTTTACCAACACACCTTGCCTGGTGCTTGCAATGGGTCGAAAGTCGCTCAATTTCTGGCTCATCTCCTGAAACACCTGCAGGGAGACCTCATGGTGGTCTTGGACAATGCAGGAATCCACAAATCCCGACCTGTGCAGGATTTACTGAATAAGCATCCCCGCATGAAGCTGGTGTTTCTTCCCCCTTACGCGCCAGAACTCAATCCGATCGAGCCGATCTGGGCTGTCGTGAAGCACCACATCCTGGGCAATCGGCTGGCCAGGACATTGAAGGACCTCAAAAGCTCTCTCAGACCTGTGTGGACCCGGATTCGGCGTCTGGATCTCCAAAAGGTTGCAACCTCAGGCATGTGGGAGAAGATCAAAGCCTAGAGCAAGGCGGCCCGTCGGAAATCAGCGAAGTCAGGTTTGTGGCGATGGAGTATCTCCTCAAAGGCATCAGGACCCTGATCCAGAATCAACTGGCGTTCAGATTCATGGATGGGAATCACCCACAGGGTTTGAATTCGGAGGTTGGCAAATTTGAGCTGTCCCAGAGGGTCTGAAGTGTAGATCAAAGGGTCATCTTCATATGGGTAAGTCAGATACACACTGGTCATGGGTGATCCACCTCCAATGCCGTGCTGGCGACTGATCACCAGGGTTTCTCCTGCGTCCAAGCTGCGAGAGATCAGATAAGGGACCTGGGCAATCCGAAACAGCAAGTCACAGCACACCCGATCCATAGCCTGC contains these protein-coding regions:
- a CDS encoding IS630 family transposase, translated to MGWLPPHLTRQQREARRLHFAQTLQHTQLPNRHLREYYGVSKSGLHYWKQRLKTAGLEGLKARKIPGRQCKLTAEHLTTLKDLLQESALQHGYPDPTWTCRRVRDLIGLRFGIWYHPSHVFKILRRLGFSYQKPEKRAIERDEAKIAAWTEQVIPELQKHTQKGATLVFLDESGISLKTTTRKTWAVKGQTPLIKTRMNWEKLSVIGALTHTGHFYQHTLPGACNGSKVAQFLAHLLKHLQGDLMVVLDNAGIHKSRPVQDLLNKHPRMKLVFLPPYAPELNPIEPIWAVVKHHILGNRLARTLKDLKSSLRPVWTRIRRLDLQKVATSGMWEKIKA
- a CDS encoding suppressor of fused domain protein, yielding MLHHVKQWLGEPSQVIVPQKQHPALDPQFAVMTFPSSQSYLRYMTNGASRNVVPGSQAEFGDDLGVRYEYLMHGKQAMDRVCCDLLFRIAQVPYLISRSLDAGETLVISRQHGIGGGSPMTSVYLTYPYEDDPLIYTSDPLGQLKFANLRIQTLWVIPIHESERQLILDQGPDAFEEILHRHKPDFADFRRAALL